A single window of Culicoides brevitarsis isolate CSIRO-B50_1 chromosome 3, AGI_CSIRO_Cbre_v1, whole genome shotgun sequence DNA harbors:
- the LOC134835671 gene encoding uncharacterized protein LOC134835671, which yields MGCFERFPTVSYCCGCISLEAGAFTLGILKLIMSWTIILLAAYALSDYEARLERGEEEFVYIFTGLAIYEVLVSVAAILLIFGTFKKNMRLVHVYLWFELILVIFTLVHVILATAYQFTGRDPLRQGYLMLLLAFFMKLYFYICVISYYVEMHRQKIRAAYACSMGLASAPPAPIVAQSYMYPHIYYASTS from the exons ATGGGATGTTTTGAGCGATTTCCCACCGTTTCCTATTGCTGCGGATGCATCAGTCTCGAGGCAGGAGCCTTCACCTTGGGCATCCTCAAGCTGATCATGTCGTGGACGATCATTCTGCTTGCGGCATACGCTCTAAGTGACTACGAGGCACGACTTGAACGAG GCGAAGAGGAATTCGTTTATATCTTCACGGGTTTGGCCATTTACGAGGTACTGGTGTCTGTGGCggcaattttattgatattcgGAACGTTCAAA aaaaatatGCGTTTGGTTCATGTTTATTTGTGGTTCGAGTTGATTCTTGTAATTTTCACGCTCGTTCACGTCATTCTAGCGACAGCTTATCAATTTACGGGACGCGATCCCTTGCGACAAGGATACTTGATGTTACTTCTTGCGTTCT tcatgAAACTCTATTTCTACATCTGTGTCATCTCGTATTACGTGGAAATGCATCGTCAGAAAATCCGGGCGGCGTACGCTTGTTCCATGGGATTGGCAAGTGCTCCGCCGGCACCGATTGTCGCTCAGTCGTACATGTATCCGCACATTTATTATGCCTCGACgtcataa
- the LOC134835426 gene encoding uncharacterized protein LOC134835426 — MPKILLNILLIFGAVKKKGTSISIYLWCNMVYFGLEALTMIAAAITYFVTDYVSWEPLTTFLVYYIVQIYFWLCVNSFYAELKLESQFSLRQQMRGATLTNINFSTTTSGASSSSSRSNRQQSFPLRLLRAS; from the exons atgccaaaaattttactcaacatTCTGCTGATATTTGGAGCCGTAAAG aaaaaaggaACGTCCATTAGCATATATCTCTGGTGCAACATGGTCTACTTTGGCTTGGAAGCCTTGACGATGATTGCTGCCGCCATTACGTATTTCGTCACAGATTACGTGAGTTGGGAGCCCCTTACAACATTCCTCGTGTATTata TAGTACAAATATACTTTTGGCTCTGTGTGAATTCCTTCTACGCCGAACTAAAATTGGAAAGTCAGTTTTCCCTAAGACAACAAATGCGTGGAGCAACGTTAACAAACATTAATTTCTCAACGACAACAAGTGGCGCGagtagtagtagtagtagGAGTAATAGACAACAAAGTTTTCCGCTCAGATTGTTGCGAGCGAGCTGA